A genomic segment from Torulaspora delbrueckii CBS 1146 chromosome 3, complete genome encodes:
- the SKG3 gene encoding Skg3p (similar to Saccharomyces cerevisiae SKG3 (YLR187W) and CAF120 (YNL278W); ancestral locus Anc_1.66), producing MKRIFSGAKSPEFPAPPKFFQRDGSSSGPSSPKGIRSRSSSISKIFSGDSSPKAAPVELPQEMSASGNVSPELVPIVTLLSAHTHRRYHEGVFLILQDLKADGSPAARKWQEVYGVLIGTQLALWDAKELADCDTGANPRLKDVAAKPHYINFTDASLRALNGSDAVVTESKNKLNNALVVSTTLKNRYFLQYSDKESFNRWHAAIRLSLFECTSLQEAYTGAFLSSRGAKLGDIKIILADSKFNYEDWVSVRFGTGMPWKRCFAVISQGTSKKHPYGKIKFYENEKKTKKAHVMATVVSSKALYAVYPSSPMLIDTSTIIKVEGEIIFDKKETPQETNIFIMPEKHQAVPGYDTIIRFLVPAMNAFKLYGRPKKLIANKDDQNSLLFALPTLPHVHYLKVDELLPLTNSVSSLQWTPHDWRDHVRDLLQKKISQGYTGCGSSSGLTGALASPVIGSAELFEGSGGISSPTFLSLQKPFYGNSLSSKSNLSGSISTITSRSGSPNSKRKSLLGASSGNKVSSDSVSATSFYSSRSNDKFETPHASGLQIHKEGVPPSNIAKKDVPSFQITEDHSDPHLKVDIPNSNFDRLGEDKVKKNKNDPVSKFSHASDLSAIYDKYSASPFGQSQANSPVAQTIEINDRSPYEQYVGSSEGKTFEIPNIRDSNSTADTTTQKSMGNYYAGNDDDKDDDLEEARALTEFNDLANRVRGLEMKPNAVRTAVNNEEKSPIALDFNFNAANDEATGYGDEVADDDANVFDPDFMEQNQMLENESRHFAADSQSNFSGHSHSQEQLPQEDRLQQKVHVPAPNMNHNNQSLPHSAAVTDFRQHRKPPAGYNGAQAQGPMLPQNGYGNGYRQPPPQQAFDPNHAARRSPYQRQGYPNSFVRPPPQGISPQNPQFPNHGQGYKAPYATRPTHPQLQQQPPVNMQQQHRPYSPKYAQNYPPQQQPNHGRPYNNMYNGSYAPQSVHTMEGVAPIQPQGRAGPYPQAAGPMGSHKPRVPPSSGFSQFMPTSTTNANPYSR from the coding sequence atgaaaagaatatTCTCAGGCGCCAAGTCGCCAGAGTTCCCGGCACCCCCCAAGTTTTTCCAACGAGATGGGTCAAGCTCGGGACCGTCTAGTCCCAAGGGTATTCGTTCGAggtcttcatcaatttccaagattttCAGTGGTGACAGTTCGCCGAAAGCTGCACCCGTGGAATTGCCCCAGGAAATGTCTGCTAGCGGGAACGTGTCACCAGAGTTGGTACCGATAGTAACATTGTTATCTGCACATACGCATAGGAGATATCATGAGGGAGTGTTTTTGATTCTACAGGACTTGAAAGCGGATGGATCACCAGCTGCAAGAAAATGGCAGGAGGTGTACGGAGTATTGATAGGAACGCAATTGGCATTGTGGGATGCGAAAGAGCTGGCTGATTGCGATACTGGTGCGAATCCCAGGTTGAAGGATGTTGCCGCAAAGCCTCATTACATAAACTTTACAGATGCTTCGTTGAGAGCACTTAATGGATCAGATGCTGTCGTTACAGAGAGTAAGaataaattgaacaacGCTTTGGTGGTGTCGACcactttgaagaacagATACTTCTTACAGTACAGTGATAAGGAGTCGTTCAATCGTTGGCACGCGGCTATAAGGCTGAGTTTGTTTGAATGTACTTCATTACAAGAGGCATATACGGGAGCATTTTTGTCTAGTAGAGGTGCAAAACTGGGCGATATTAAGATAATTCTTGCAGATTCAAAATTCAACTACGAGGATTGGGTCAGTGTTAGGTTTGGAACCGGTATGCCATGGAAACGATGTTTCGCTGTGATATCTCAAGGAACCAGCAAGAAACATCCCTACGGGAAGATTAAATTCTATGAGAACGAAaagaagaccaagaagGCTCATGTCATGGCTACTGTGGTCTCTTCTAAGGCCCTGTATGCTGTGTATCCTTCATCTCCAATGTTAATTGATACCTCAACTATCATCAAGGTCGAGGGAGAAATTATTTTtgacaagaaagagaccCCACAGGAGACAAATATTTTCATCATGCCGGAGAAACATCAGGCCGTTCCAGGGTATGACACTATCATCAGATTTTTAGTCCCTGCGATGAACGCTTTCAAGCTTTACGGTAGACCCAAGAAGCTGATCGCCAATAAGGATGATCAAAACTCTCTGCTGTTCGCATTACCGACTCTACCTCATGTTCATTATTTGAAGGTAGACGAATTATTGCCACTAACAAACTCTGTATCCAGTTTACAATGGACCCCACATGACTGGAGGGACCACGTTAGAGatcttttgcaaaagaagatttctcAGGGGTATACAGGCTGTGGGTCTAGTTCTGGACTAACGGGAGCGCTTGCATCCCCAGTGATTGGATCTGCAGAACTTTTCGAGGGATCTGGAGGTATTTCATCTCCAACTTTCTTATCCTTACAAAAGCCGTTTTACGGCAACAGTTTGTCATCGAAGAGTAATCTTTCCGGGAGTATTTCCACCATAACTTCAAGATCGGGCTCTCCAAATTCCAAACGTAAATCCTTGCTTGGAGCTTCGAGTGGAAATAAGGTCTCCAGCGACTCAGTGTCAGCAACAAGCTTCTACAGCTCGAGATCTAACGATAAATTCGAGACTCCTCATGCGTCGGGTTTGCAGATTCACAAAGAAGGTGTACCTCCGTCAAATattgccaagaaagatgTCCCGAGCTTCCAAATCACCGAAGATCATTCAGATCCCCACTTGAAAGTTGACATACCCAACTCTAACTTTGATCGGTTAGGAGAAGAcaaggtgaagaaaaataaGAATGACCCAGTGTCCAAATTTTCTCATGCGTCTGATTTATCAGCCATCTACGACAAGTATTCCGCCTCTCCCTTTGGTCAAAGTCAGGCAAACAGTCCGGTAGCTCAAACTATTGAAATCAATGACAGAAGTCCATACGAGCAATACGTGGGTTCATCTGAGGGtaaaacttttgaaattccaaataTCAGAGACTCAAATAGTACAGCTGATACTACTACTCAAAAATCCATGGGTAATTATTACGCAGGAAATGACGATGATAAAGACGACGACTTAGAAGAGGCCCGCGCTTTGACCGAATTTAACGATTTGGCAAACAGGGTTCGAGGATTGGAAATGAAACCGAACGCCGTCAGAACGGCTGTTAACAACGAAGAAAAATCACCTATTGCCTTGGATTTCAACTTTAACGCGGCTAATGATGAAGCTACTGGCTACGGTGATGAAGTCGCCGATGATGATGCCAATGTATTTGATCCTGACTTCATGGAACAAAATCAAATGCTTGAGAATGAAAGTAGACATTTTGCAGCTGATAGTCAGTCAAATTTTTCTGGCCATTCGCACTCCCAAGAACAACTCCCACAAGAAGACAGGCTTCAGCAAAAAGTGCATGTTCCAGCACCTAACATGAATCACAATAATCAAAGCCTCCCTCATTCAGCTGCAGTAACTGACTTTAGGCAGCACAGAAAGCCACCAGCCGGTTACAATGGAGCACAAGCTCAGGGTCCAATGCTTCCTCAAAACGGTTACGGCAATGGCTACAGACAACCTCCACCTCAACAGGCCTTTGATCCAAACCACGCTGCGAGACGCTCCCCTTACCAACGCCAAGGATATCCTAACTCTTTTGTGAGGCCACCACCACAAGGTATCTCACCACAAAACCCTCAGTTTCCCAATCACGGGCAGGGCTACAAGGCCCCATATGCAACAAGGCCCACGCATCCCCaattacaacaacaacctCCAGTTAATATGCAACAACAGCATCGTCCATATTCTCCAAAGTACGCTCAAAATTACCCACCACAGCAGCAGCCGAATCATGGAAGACCATACAACAATATGTATAACGGATCTTACGCACCCCAGTCCGTGCATACTATGGAGGGCGTAGCACCAATTCAACCTCAGGGTAGAGCAGGTCCCTATCCCCAGGCGGCAGGTCCGATGGGCAGCCACAAACCGCGTGTACCTCCTTCGAGTGGGTTTTCTCAGTTCATGCCTACCTCCACTACAAATGCAAATCCTTACTCAAGATGA
- the TDEL0C06410 gene encoding uncharacterized protein (similar to Saccharomyces cerevisiae PLM2 (YDR501W) and TOS4 (YLR183C); ancestral locus Anc_1.61) — MPTDFPPSSPILGTVVANDDPFYQPSSDDVYGPSRAQFLGKRRIEQLYDGHRHYPTPVASSTTGRSSSPIRAANNTPKSNRTHSTESIPIEFNPRDCSRLAIGRKKSVCDVVLPSKKNISRQHAFITYLPSEEQVKLECNGVNGIVVVVPQQLQCHLRKSEEEETAYRLLIDDIAQDIVHDKELENANGITSFVLLKGESVLMPYIDGTTIDFRQAEAFLTMKDLKDDETNSTDTEDEQFTLMPQSEEFRETITTPRKLITIPQSPPTAQAQEDHIEEEELPQLPQLIEHTTPCSSFTLDIPSTPVKIKKSWEVKEEVEGTPLPVLRHNVPELPSQKLHISEVTKEHEHKKKQHKPNGKLIKTPAEILLSLEGRGIPCKELQHVLANHLAFANIQQTPLYQLQQVNSKTSTLTRAELRVLLKTESCIGVIHREGKDAAGKPLDEEYYYDLENDPDTERRSLVTALKGGRSGLRSCRRTHKQYFWKRPAK; from the coding sequence ATGCCTACAGATTTCCCACCTTCTTCCCCCATATTGGGAACAGTGGTCGCAAACGATGACCCTTTTTACCAGCCCTCCTCAGATGATGTATATGGCCCAAGCAGAGCTCAATTTCTAGGTAAGAGACGAATTGAACAGCTGTATGATGGACACCGCCATTATCCGACTCCCGTGGCTTCTTCAACGACTGGTAGGTCTTCTTCTCCCATCAGAGCAGCCAATAATACGCCGAAAAGCAATCGCACACACTCAACTGAGAGCATTCCCATAGAATTCAACCCTCGTGATTGTAGTCGGTTGGCAATTGGCCGTAAAAAGTCTGTTTGTGATGTAGTTCTTCCAagtaagaagaatatttcCAGACAACATGCATTTATCACGTACCTACCATCGGAAGAACAAGTCAAACTAGAGTGTAATGGTGTCAATGGGATTGTCGTTGTTGTACCTCAGCAATTACAATGTCATTTGAgaaaaagtgaagaagaagagactGCATATAGACTTCTCATTGATGACATTGCCCAAGATATCGTTCACGATAAAGAACTCGAGAACGCTAATGGGATAACTTCGTTTGTTCTGTTGAAGGGAGAGAGTGTATTGATGCCATATATCGATGGTACTACCATTGATTTCAGACAAGCtgaagctttcttgactATGAAGGATTtaaaggatgatgagacaAACAGTACTGAtactgaagatgaacaGTTTACGCTAATGCCGCAGAGTGAGGAATTCCGTGAGACTATTACCACTCCCAGAAAATTGATCACAATACCACAATCGCCACCGACCGCTCAAGCACAAGAGGACCAcatcgaggaagaagaattaccaCAATTACCACAGCTTATCGAACATACAACGCCTTGCAGCTCTTTCACTTTGGATATTCCATCTACTCCTGTTAAAATTAAGAAGAGTTGGGaagtcaaagaagaggtaGAAGGTACACCACTACCTGTCTTGCGCCATAACGTCCCAGAGTTGCCTAGCCAAAAATTGCATATTTCAGAGGTAACAAAAGAGCATGAACACAAGAAAAAGCAGCATAAACCTAACGGCAAACTCATTAAAACACCAGCAGAAATCTTGCTTTCGCTCGAGGGTCGAGGAATTCCTTGCAAAGAATTGCAACATGTATTGGCCAATCACCTAGCATTTGCTAACATTCAACAAACTCCGCTTTATCAACTGCAACAAGTGAACTCGAAGACCAGCACATTGACCCGAGCTGAATTGCGTGTTCTGTTAAAAACCGAATCATGCATTGGTGTTATTCATCGTGAAGGTAAAGACGCGGCAGGAAAACCTTTAGATGAGGAGTACTACTATGACCTGGAAAACGATCCAGACACTGAGAGAAGAAGCCTTGTCACTGCATTGAAAGGTGGAAGATCGGGACTCAGATCCTGTAGAAGAACTCATAAACAATATTTTTGGAAGAGACCAGCCAAGTAA
- the LCD1 gene encoding Lcd1p (similar to Saccharomyces cerevisiae LCD1 (YDR499W); ancestral locus Anc_1.63): MSSFDDSFDDDDDDLILQLSKRPPRLTQTQTQSHLPSQVDENQATPSNQATLETELIKAQGETSILRDKLHFLDNERKREKELQINHDEDIRASHKRELEQLRLELQNLEDEKKFLLVEVRKASSASRSRTSVASSYVDPSSSTDEVTATDITPVIGKKPIKKRKIKEPTKKNYILVSSRSVPDESGQLFDFLMMHKIQGVDMSTIEILNRLKLDYVEKFTFKDFSVSKGDSIGKSIVELLLRCKKIMSLDKFVGLLLETLALLVKEITVNKNESKIAVPFLVVIMYQTIIFRPSAVQQTDLTNLLHFICDLIQAFQKILKRPLHESTFGCDLEPQIFQYEFIDILVIIYSYDTLESSLRILRTSSASLYREVLTPRLLKSIEYAYKLAITSSYKPVTNVVFNAVEVLNLLSSMMLCSPIKLNSQWWKDCITRLYNTLSKGIDTYSLFQEEDFDVFCFSKFHDIFGLIRNVGTNAAGRLIPQLIHEDQLQALPRVILKDDTLENNEYQNSHSTGINLESWLLQLKDNILNLLDNLIALFPEDTGIVNGEMMIQLTKMMSMEQELILQRLLGQDSPNLSLRCHLIEHSLAIIYRLWMDHPKQLTNQQVKEIESELVTSLWRFIASRDHSIDAAEIRENQLLVNEMGGLKIDHRNKFYDDAFESMPAYMEEEVLREIDDQTSKIMQIKYGETYQQMARTILECKLDTIISIEGMDCLYVAMGK; the protein is encoded by the coding sequence ATGTCATCCTTTGATGACAGTTTcgatgacgacgatgatgacCTCATATTACAGCTCAGTAAAAGGCCCCCAAGGTTAACACAGACTCAAACACAATCACACCTGCCCTCTCAAGTGGATGAAAATCAGGCCACTCCATCAAACCAAGCTACTTTGGAAACTGAACTGATTAAAGCCCAAGGTGAAACTAGTATCCTTCGAGATAAGCTACATTTCCTAgataatgaaagaaaacGAGAGAAAGAGTTGCAGATCAATCACGATGAAGACATTAGGGCTTCACATAAACGTGAACTCGAACAGTTGAGGCTGGAATTGCaaaacttggaagatgagaagaagtttctcCTCGTGGAGGTTCGAAAGGCCTCATCTGCTAGCAGATCGCGGACATCTGTCGCTTCCTCCTACGTAGATCCTTCATCCTCAACCGATGAAGTCACTGCCACTGACATTACTCCGGTAATCGGTAAGAAGCCTATAAAGAAACGTAAGATCAAAGAGCCCACAAAAAAGAATTACATCTTAGTGAGTAGCAGGTCAGTACCCGATGAATCTGGTCAGTTGTTCGACTTCCTCATGATGCATAAGATACAGGGTGTCGATATGAGTACAATTGAAATTCTGAACCGCCTGAAACTCGATTACGTTGAGAAATTTACGTTCAAGGACTTTTCTGTTTCAAAAGGAGATTCTATTGGAAAATCAATAGTAGAGTTACTGCTACGGTGCAAGAAGATAATGAGTCTAGATAAATTTGTGGGACTATTACTGGAAACATTGGCATTGCTCGTAAAAGAAATTACAGTTAATAAAAATGAATCCAAGATTGCTGTACCCTTTCTCGTGGTTATAATGTATCAAACAATAATATTCAGACCAAGTGCTGTTCAGCAAACTGACTTGACTAACCTACTTCACTTTATCTGCGATCTCATCCAGGCATTTCAGAAAATTTTAAAGCGACCGCTACACGAATCAACATTTGGTTGTGATTTGGAGCcacaaatctttcaatatgAATTTATCGACATCCTTGTAATAATATACTCTTATGATACACTGGAGTCTTCACTGAGAATATTAAGAACTTCGTCGGCCTCGCTTTACCGTGAAGTACTGACTCCACGGTTACTAAAGTCTATCGAGTATGCATACAAACTCGCAATAACGAGTTCGTATAAACCAGTTACGAATGTCGTCTTCAACGCAGTGGAAGTGCTGAACCTCTTATCAAGCATGATGCTGTGTTCACCTATCAAACTTAATTCTCAATGGTGGAAGGATTGCATCACGAGGCTCTACAACACGTTGAGTAAAGGAATCGACACTTATAGTCTCTTTCAAGAGGAGGACTTTGACGTGTTTTGTTTCTCTAAGTTTCATGACATCTTTGGGCTGATAAGAAATGTGGGAACTAATGCGGCAGGTCGTCTGATACCGCAACTCATTCACGAGGATCAATTACAAGCGCTGCCGAGAGTgatattgaaagatgataCTTTAGAGAACAACGAATATCAAAACAGTCACAGTACCGGGATCAATTTAGAGAGCTGGCTTCTACAATTAAAGGATAATATTCTGAACTTATTAGATAACCTTATCGCCTTGTTCCCCGAAGACACGGGTATTGTTAATGGAGAAATGATGATTCAATTAACCAAGATGATGTCTATGGAACAAGAGTTAATACTGCAAAGACTATTGGGTCAGGATTCACCGAATTTATCATTGCGTTGTCATCTAATTGAACACTCTCTAGCAATCATATACCGCTTATGGATGGACCATCCTAAGCAGCTAACGAATCAACAAGtgaaagaaatcgaaaGTGAACTAGTAACTTCACTTTGGAGATTTATTGCATCTCGAGATCACAGCATCGACGCCGCGGAAATTCGTGAGAACCAGTTATTGGTAAATGAGATGGGCGGCCTAAAGATCGATCATCGAAACAAGTTTTACGATGACGCCTTTGAATCTATGCCCGCATacatggaagaagaagtcttACGAGAAATAGATGATCAAACCTCAAAGATAATGCAGATCAAATACGGCGAAACCTACCAGCAAATGGCACGCACAATTCTCGAGTGCAAATTGGATACAATCATCTCGATAGAAGGTATGGATTGTCTTTACGTAGCAATGGGTAaataa
- the EMG1 gene encoding 18S rRNA pseudouridine methyltransferase (similar to Saccharomyces cerevisiae EMG1 (YLR186W); ancestral locus Anc_1.64): MVEDSKVRDAARAGDQQALPASLVPETPPVLTSRDKTTQRLIVVLSMASLETHKISSSGPGGDKYALLNCDDHQGLLKKMGRDISEARPDITHQCLLTLLDSPINKAGKLQVYIQTSRGVLIEVNPTVRIPRTFKRFSGLMVQLLHKLSIRSVNSEEKLLKVIKNPITDHLPTKCRKVTLSFDAPVIRVQDYIEKLDKEESICVFVGAMARGKDNFADEFVDEKVGLSNYPLSASVACSKFCHGAEDAWGIL; the protein is encoded by the coding sequence ATGGTTGAAGACTCGAAAGTGAGGGACGCTGCAAGAGCAGGCGATCAACAGGCGCTCCCTGCGTCTTTAGTGCCAGAAACACCTCCAGTGTTGACATCTAGAGACAAAACTACGCAGCGGCTTATCGTTGTGTTGTCTATGGCATCTCTCGAGACACACAAGATCTCATCCTCGGGTCCCGGTGGTGACAAGTATGCACTCTTGAACTGTGATGACCACCAAGGTCTTCTTAAGAAAATGGGCAGAGACATTAGCGAGGCAAGACCTGATATTACACACCAATGCCTATTGACTCTCCTAGATTCACCTATAAATAAAGCTGGCAAATTGCAAGTCTACATTCAAACCAGTCGTGGTGTTCTTATCGAAGTGAACCCTACAGTTCGTATACCAAgaactttcaagagattcTCAGGTCTAATGGTCCAATTATTACACAAGCTATCGATCAGGTCTGTCAACTCCGAGGAGAAATTGCTTAAAGTGATCAAGAACCCAATTACAGACCATTTGCCCACGAAATGCCGTAAAGTGACTTTGTCATTCGACGCACCAGTAATTCGTGTACAAGATtacattgaaaaattggacaAAGAGGAAAGCATATGTGTGTTCGTAGGTGCCATGGCAAGAGGTAAGGATAATTTTGCGGATGAGTTTGTCGATGAGAAAGTAGGATTGTCAAACTATCCATTGTCCGCATCTGTAGCATGCTCGAAATTCTGCCACGGTGCTGAAGACGCCTGGGGTATTTTATAG
- the RPL37A gene encoding 60S ribosomal protein eL37 (similar to Saccharomyces cerevisiae RPL37B (YDR500C) and RPL37A (YLR185W); ancestral locus Anc_1.62) produces the protein MGKGTPSFGKRHNKSHTLCNRCGRRSFHVQKKTCSACGYPAAKTRSYNWGAKAKRRTTTGTGRMRYLKTVSRKFKNGFQSGVAKAKSD, from the exons ATGGGTA AGGGTACTCCTTCATTCGGTAAACGTCACAACAAGTCCCACACTTTGTGTAACAGATGTGGTCGTCGTTCTTTCCACgttcaaaagaagacctGTTCTGCATGTGGTTACCCAGCAGCTAAGACCAGATCTTACAACTGGGGTGCTAAGGCTAAGAGAAGAACTACCACTGGTACCGGTAGAATGAGATACTTGAAGACCGTTTCtagaaaattcaagaacGGTTTCCAATCTGGTGTCGCTAAGGCTAAGTCCGATTAA
- the PRM1 gene encoding pheromone-regulated protein PRM1 (similar to Saccharomyces cerevisiae PRM1 (YNL279W); ancestral locus Anc_1.65), protein MITSYLTLRDRLSQVWLNTYTLALLLAVFKLAFFSTSIRNAIGQSETYVISHCASIDAIYNNGLNNTPHYLGVMSNYLLKEAMEQSVKASLKTLSLLVYVSEELVSFSIDLYLGTYACLIVSAIDGSVDVATNTTEKILDLVNSTVIGFADDLDDGLGDISNIINKIISAASKIESLFTGNNKDDGASDKIKQVNLTISSLRDFQIPSSIDDKLRNLSDKTPDFATLKNMTKTLISVPFTEVRNEIDAMNATGIVGDPKLLYVPPLVNSSDTPGICGKNIPTIKKLYDSLDHTLMVATVVCLVLMVLAAIVMMIPPAWSEYRYWRRLNELRDQYQRTILSEKDPFTESNVQPSWDIIAALHNCFYHWNAKVSRWLFTVISKLNRKKQPTDLDKIKVQWVVSYTTSSRALCVLGIGLIALTVCILQLILIAVLRNAIESKGDSTVKQLLNNSAISFEEDINNWSKQTNLYINSTEANMNDEVFGWLDTTTVSVNDTVNKMMTGIDDTLADAFNNTILYSPMNTVVGCVIGNKLAMVEKAMTWIHDTVKFSLPRINATDINSVMKNQLQNDSSTDTKSSFSGFDIVGEMRSALLKVLDSFHKTAMWELTIALLILSVWVFQLPIAITILLYRSRKHY, encoded by the coding sequence ATGATAACGAGTTATTTGACTTTACGTGACAGACTTTCGCAAGTGTGGTTGAATACTTACACATTAGCACTATTACTTGCAGTATTCAAACTAGCATTTTTTTCCACATCCATTAGGAACGCTATTGGCCAATCTGAAACTTATGTAATATCACATTGTGCATCAATAGATGCAATTTACAATAATGGGTTAAACAATACGCCGCATTACCTGGGCGTGATGAGCAATTATTTATTGAAAGAGGCCATGGAACAATCCGTGAAAGCCAGTTTGAAAACTCTATCATTGCTTGTTTATGTGAGCGAAGAATTGGtttcattttcaattgatctttatcTCGGGACCTATGCTTGTTTGATCGTTAGTGCCATAGATGGAAGCGTGGATGTAGCTACTAATACCACAGAAAAAATCCTAGATTTGGTTAATTCAACAGTCATCGGGTTTGCAGATGATTTGGACGATGGACTAGGTGATATTTCCAACATCATTAATAAGATAATTTCAGCCGCATCCAAAATCGAGAGTTTATTCACAGGCAACAATAAGGACGATGGAGCTTCTGATAAAATAAAACAGGTAAATTTGACTATTTCTTCACTGAGAGATTTCCAAATCccatcatcaattgatgataaattGCGGAATCTCTCGGATAAGACACCAGATTTTGCCACGTTGAAGAACATGACCAAGACTCTTATATCGGTGCCTTTCACGGAAGTCAGGAACGAAATTGATGCCATGAATGCAACCGGTATAGTGGGTGATCCCAAATTGTTGTACGTTCCTCCCCTAGTGAACAGTAGTGACACACCGGGGATCTGTGGGAAGAACATCCCCACAATTAAAAAACTTTACGATTCCTTGGATCACACTCTGATGGTCGCGACTGTTGTGTGCCTGGTATTGATGGTACTAGCAGCAATCGTTATGATGATTCCGCCTGCGTGGAGTGAGTATAGATATTGGAGACGATTGAATGAACTCAGAGATCAATATCAACGCACTATACTTTCCGAAAAAGATCCCTTTACAGAGTCAAACGTTCAGCCTTCATGGGATATAATAGCCGCATTGCACAATTGTTTTTACCATTGGAATGCTAAAGTTAGCAGATGGTTGTTCACTGTAATATCAAAGCTCAACCGTAAGAAGCAGCCAACAGATCTGgacaaaatcaaagttcAATGGGTAGTATCCTACACGACATCTTCGAGAGCTCTTTGTGTTCTTGGTATTGGTCTCATTGCTCTTACAGTATGTATATTGCAGCTCATACTGATAGCAGTGCTCAGGAATGCCATCGAGAGTAAAGGTGATAGCACTGTGAAACAGCTCCTGAACAATAGTGCAATTTCCTTTGAGGAAGACATCAATAACTGGAGCAAACAGACCAATTTGTACATCAATTCCACAGAAGCCAATATGAACGATGAAGTCTTTGGCTGGCTAGACACTACGACGGTTTCTGTCAACGATACGGTGAACAAAATGATGACAGGTATCGATGACACCCTCGCAGACGCATTCAACAACACCATTCTCTACTCCCCTATGAATACAGTCGTCGGTTGTGTCATAGGCAACAAGCTTGCCATGGTAGAAAAGGCGATGACCTGGATTCATGACACAGTTAAATTCAGTCTTCCAAGAATAAATGCCACTGATATCAACTCCGTCATGAAgaatcaattgcaaaatgacAGTTCCACTGATACAAAGAGTTCGTTCTCAGGGTTCGATATAGTAGGCGAAATGCGTTCTGCACTACTAAAGGTGCTCGACAGTTTTCACAAGACAGCGATGTGGGAACTTACAATTGCACTCCTAATTTTGAGCGTCTGGGTTTTCCAACTACCAATAGCAATTACCATACTTCTCTATAGGTCTCGCAAACACTATTAA